A single genomic interval of Penaeus vannamei isolate JL-2024 chromosome 21, ASM4276789v1, whole genome shotgun sequence harbors:
- the spz4 gene encoding protein spaetzle 4 isoform X2, with the protein MTTPIWRLLPALAALWAALGVAWAGYDEYMTCGSGSERYGRQFRFHPELPCDLTKEAWCTDPGNQYPWNSVRRFVYENQGLMKRMYGNQRHYNVLRTEILNEMYDQLYDEMPKRQHHKYRRPPPPPSPPASPPASPQGSRSGRYQKPSRANALRREGDKAKGAPPQGRGSRQNSRSMKVTAEAEVARAPPPRSRVKVTKTGGPWEPGTPLDEALEATLVPPEFRDELEEELWATTLAEPATDASASYSSSSSSYSSSSYSTPISDSEVDSTYASLDETTQAPSTTRSDLPLDELLEDDFISAPLDEDDLTTLTLGERIDQAAKEDAEGSSYDKDEIDLGIEEALSEDGNVGADYGDEEEEETGEGEVEGREGVEGEGEGEETRADDKILVVLDDEVITTSELEPENREQVDEGLEIREEPTTDGKTTASPQGQERPTQPEAVKVRRPIRGMNACPVKEEFVAPYWANNTRGETLALLNLYPFEQYVQWERCKYEHRQMYCREGCRCEQQYRLHKLLAFDPNNECRGIFSDWFRFPSCCVCKCYDLPQDLFMGAARVPRLRDDDEDDFAYEEEEEEDEENYEEEVEEEEDEEEEEEEEDAPRVLVNIPPQRRPRLPPRPQSHIPPPSNGLLPPPPPPAPPAPPTEAPEVSTLGTVDAATPHYYFNISNHARALYAHSQPLPLSRVPRTAPET; encoded by the exons GCGCTGTGGGCGGCCCTGGGCGTGGCATGGGCGGGCTACGACGAGTACATGACATGCGGCAGCGGCAGCGAGCGCTACGGGCGGCAGTTCCGCTTCCACCCTGAGCTGCCCTGCGACCTCACCAAAGAGGCCTGGTGCACCGACCCCGGCAACCAGTACCCGTG GAACTCGGTGCGCAGGTTCGTGTACGAGAACCAGGGCCTGATGAAGCGCATGTACGGCAACCAGCGGCACTACAACGTCCTGCGCACGGAGATCCTCAACGAGATGTACGACCAGCTGTACGACGAGATGCCCAAGCGCCAGCACCACAAGtaccgccgcccgccgcccccgccctcccccccggCCTCCCCCCCGGCCTCCCCCCAGGGCTCGCGCTCCGGCAGGTACCAGAAGCCCTCGAGAGCCAACGCCCTCAGGCGGGAGGGCGACAAGGCCAAGGGCGCGCCGCCGCAGGGCAGGGGCAGCCGCCAGAACTCCCGCTCGATGAAGGTCACCGCCGAGGCCGAGGTCGCGAGGGCGCCGCCGCCCCGCTCGAGGGTCAAGGTCACCAAGACAG GAGGCCCGTGGGAGCCGGGGACGCCTTTGGACGAGGCTCTCGAGGCCACCTTGGTTCCGCCGGAGTTCAGGGACGAGCTGGAGGAGGAGCTCTGGGCTACCACGCTCGCCGAGCCCGCCACGGACGCCTCggcctcctactcctcttcttcctcttcttattcttcttcctcctactctacgCCCATTTCCGATTCGGAGGTTGACAGCACTTACGCGTCCCTGGATGAG ACGACGCAAGCGCCCTCGACCACCCGCTCAGACCTCCCACTGGACGAACTGCTCGAGGACGACTTCATTTCGGCGCCGCTGGACGAGGACGACCTCACGACCCTCACGCTGGGCGAGAGGATCGACCAGGCCGCCAAGGAGGACGCGGAGGGCTCCAGCTACGACAAGGACGAGATCGACCTGGGGATCGAGGAGGCGCTGAGCGAAGACGGAAACGTGGGAGCCGATTAtggcgacgaagaagaagaagaaacgggcgaaggagaggtagagggacgagaaggagtggaaggagagggagaaggagaagaaacaagagcGGATGACAAAATCCTCGTGGTGCTGGACGACGAAGTGATAACGACGTCGGAGCTAGAGCCGGAGAACAGGGAGCAGGTTGACGAGGGCCTGGAGATCCGGGAGGAGCCTACGACGGACGGCAAGACCACAGCGTCGCCTCAGGGCCAGGAGAGGCCGACGCAGCCAGAGGCCGTGAAGGTCAGGAGGCCCATCAGAGGAAT GAACGCATGTCCAGTGAAGGAGGAGTTTGTGGCTCCTTATTGGGCCAACAACACGAGAGGAGAGACGCTCGCACTCCTCAATCTTTATCCCTTCGAGCAATACGTGCAGTGGGAACGTTGCAA GTACGAACACCGCCAGATGTACTGCCGCGAAGGGTGCCGATGCGAGCAGCAGTACCGCCTCCACAAACTCCTGGCCTTCGACCCCAACAACGAGTGCCGGGGAATTTTCAG TGACTGGTTCCGGTTCCCCTCCTGCTGTGTGTGCAAGTGCTACGACCTCCCTCAGGATCTCTTCATGGGAGCCGCTCGAGTGCCCAGGCTCAGGGAT GACGACGAAGATGACTTTGcctacgaggaagaagaggaagaagatgaagaaaattatgaagaagaggtggaagaagaagaagacgaggaggaggaggaggaggaggaagacgcccCTCGAGTGTTGGTGAACATCCCTCCACAGCGGCGCCCCCgtctccccccacgcccccagtcccacatcccccctcccagcaatggcctcctcccccctccccctccccccgccccgcccgcgcccccgacggaggccccggaggtgtCGACCCTGGGCACCGTCGACGCCGCCACGCCCCACTACTACTTCAACATCTCGAATCACGCCCGCGCCCTCTACGCTCACTCGCAGCCCCTGCCGCTCTCCAGGGTGCCGAGGACCGCGCCCGAGACCTAG
- the spz4 gene encoding protein spaetzle 4 isoform X1, whose product MTTPIWRLLPALAALWAALGVAWAGYDEYMTCGSGSERYGRQFRFHPELPCDLTKEAWCTDPGNQYPWNSVRRFVYENQGLMKRMYGNQRHYNVLRTEILNEMYDQLYDEMPKRQHHKYRRPPPPPSPPASPPASPQGSRSGRYQKPSRANALRREGDKAKGAPPQGRGSRQNSRSMKVTAEAEVARAPPPRSRVKVTKTGKTTPTTSTTQKAKGSSPPPATTTAPTTKTSKSTTRRQQAQATTKSTTDDLLTTTEDVPTTAGGPWEPGTPLDEALEATLVPPEFRDELEEELWATTLAEPATDASASYSSSSSSYSSSSYSTPISDSEVDSTYASLDETTQAPSTTRSDLPLDELLEDDFISAPLDEDDLTTLTLGERIDQAAKEDAEGSSYDKDEIDLGIEEALSEDGNVGADYGDEEEEETGEGEVEGREGVEGEGEGEETRADDKILVVLDDEVITTSELEPENREQVDEGLEIREEPTTDGKTTASPQGQERPTQPEAVKVRRPIRGMNACPVKEEFVAPYWANNTRGETLALLNLYPFEQYVQWERCKYEHRQMYCREGCRCEQQYRLHKLLAFDPNNECRGIFSDWFRFPSCCVCKCYDLPQDLFMGAARVPRLRDDDEDDFAYEEEEEEDEENYEEEVEEEEDEEEEEEEEDAPRVLVNIPPQRRPRLPPRPQSHIPPPSNGLLPPPPPPAPPAPPTEAPEVSTLGTVDAATPHYYFNISNHARALYAHSQPLPLSRVPRTAPET is encoded by the exons GCGCTGTGGGCGGCCCTGGGCGTGGCATGGGCGGGCTACGACGAGTACATGACATGCGGCAGCGGCAGCGAGCGCTACGGGCGGCAGTTCCGCTTCCACCCTGAGCTGCCCTGCGACCTCACCAAAGAGGCCTGGTGCACCGACCCCGGCAACCAGTACCCGTG GAACTCGGTGCGCAGGTTCGTGTACGAGAACCAGGGCCTGATGAAGCGCATGTACGGCAACCAGCGGCACTACAACGTCCTGCGCACGGAGATCCTCAACGAGATGTACGACCAGCTGTACGACGAGATGCCCAAGCGCCAGCACCACAAGtaccgccgcccgccgcccccgccctcccccccggCCTCCCCCCCGGCCTCCCCCCAGGGCTCGCGCTCCGGCAGGTACCAGAAGCCCTCGAGAGCCAACGCCCTCAGGCGGGAGGGCGACAAGGCCAAGGGCGCGCCGCCGCAGGGCAGGGGCAGCCGCCAGAACTCCCGCTCGATGAAGGTCACCGCCGAGGCCGAGGTCGCGAGGGCGCCGCCGCCCCGCTCGAGGGTCAAGGTCACCAAGACAGGTAAGACGACGCCGACGACCTCGACGACCCAGAAGGCGAAGGGGTCGTCGCCGCCGCCCGCCACGACCACTGCGCCCACGACCAAGACGAGCAAAAGCACGACCCGACGGCAGCAGGCGCAGGCGACGACCAAAAGCACGACGGACGACCTTTTGACCACGACTGAGGACGTGCCAACTACAGCAG GAGGCCCGTGGGAGCCGGGGACGCCTTTGGACGAGGCTCTCGAGGCCACCTTGGTTCCGCCGGAGTTCAGGGACGAGCTGGAGGAGGAGCTCTGGGCTACCACGCTCGCCGAGCCCGCCACGGACGCCTCggcctcctactcctcttcttcctcttcttattcttcttcctcctactctacgCCCATTTCCGATTCGGAGGTTGACAGCACTTACGCGTCCCTGGATGAG ACGACGCAAGCGCCCTCGACCACCCGCTCAGACCTCCCACTGGACGAACTGCTCGAGGACGACTTCATTTCGGCGCCGCTGGACGAGGACGACCTCACGACCCTCACGCTGGGCGAGAGGATCGACCAGGCCGCCAAGGAGGACGCGGAGGGCTCCAGCTACGACAAGGACGAGATCGACCTGGGGATCGAGGAGGCGCTGAGCGAAGACGGAAACGTGGGAGCCGATTAtggcgacgaagaagaagaagaaacgggcgaaggagaggtagagggacgagaaggagtggaaggagagggagaaggagaagaaacaagagcGGATGACAAAATCCTCGTGGTGCTGGACGACGAAGTGATAACGACGTCGGAGCTAGAGCCGGAGAACAGGGAGCAGGTTGACGAGGGCCTGGAGATCCGGGAGGAGCCTACGACGGACGGCAAGACCACAGCGTCGCCTCAGGGCCAGGAGAGGCCGACGCAGCCAGAGGCCGTGAAGGTCAGGAGGCCCATCAGAGGAAT GAACGCATGTCCAGTGAAGGAGGAGTTTGTGGCTCCTTATTGGGCCAACAACACGAGAGGAGAGACGCTCGCACTCCTCAATCTTTATCCCTTCGAGCAATACGTGCAGTGGGAACGTTGCAA GTACGAACACCGCCAGATGTACTGCCGCGAAGGGTGCCGATGCGAGCAGCAGTACCGCCTCCACAAACTCCTGGCCTTCGACCCCAACAACGAGTGCCGGGGAATTTTCAG TGACTGGTTCCGGTTCCCCTCCTGCTGTGTGTGCAAGTGCTACGACCTCCCTCAGGATCTCTTCATGGGAGCCGCTCGAGTGCCCAGGCTCAGGGAT GACGACGAAGATGACTTTGcctacgaggaagaagaggaagaagatgaagaaaattatgaagaagaggtggaagaagaagaagacgaggaggaggaggaggaggaggaagacgcccCTCGAGTGTTGGTGAACATCCCTCCACAGCGGCGCCCCCgtctccccccacgcccccagtcccacatcccccctcccagcaatggcctcctcccccctccccctccccccgccccgcccgcgcccccgacggaggccccggaggtgtCGACCCTGGGCACCGTCGACGCCGCCACGCCCCACTACTACTTCAACATCTCGAATCACGCCCGCGCCCTCTACGCTCACTCGCAGCCCCTGCCGCTCTCCAGGGTGCCGAGGACCGCGCCCGAGACCTAG